The nucleotide sequence ACCACATAGGTTTTGTTTATCTACTGATTCAttatattagtttttttttttgcatgccCACTTGCCCAGAGGCTACAAGTTCATGTTCCTCCATTTCTCAAGGTAGACACAGAAGCAGTGCACGAGCATTTGCAGCGAGATATGGTACACAAACAGAGTGTAAGACAGAAAACATGGAATAACCATCGCATTTCACAAATAGGAAAATAGCACAAGCTGATATAAGACAAGTACCTCTCACGCCTCGAGAGTTCAGTTGTCTTTCCAAGCTGAAACGTGCAAGCTTAGTTAGTTGGAGATATGTATGGCAATATTTTGTATCAACATGGAAAGAAGATTTTAAAGCTCATAAAGAGTTCCACTTCACTTTTCATGATTGAAAATAGCTGGGCAACGCCATTTGTATGACAACATAGAAAAGGCAATGGAGGAAAAGACGAGGAAACTTAATACTATCACCAGTGTGGCATGCTATTTTATGATATTTAGCCACCAGTAGTAAAGTCATAGATGCTTCTGGTTGTAACACACTTACATCAGCTTCTTTGGCTTTTATATTCTTTGCTTTCACCAGGTTTGGATTTTCGATTTGAATAACACCTTCAGTTCCTTTATGTTTCTGGAATATTATAAACTGAATCAGATTGGTAAACAATGAATCATGCACATGAACATGTACTTCCAAATGGATAAGTGCATAAAACCTTCTCTTCACCGTCGTCTTCGGATTCTTCGTCTTCAgattcttccacttcttcctcttcctcttctgcttcaGCTACAttctatattaaaaaatataaatcgATGATCAGAAAGGAGTATATCATGATCACATTTGCATTAAACGTAAACACTTCATCTATATGCACTCAAAAACTCTTGGTATTTTTCCCAAATGATTATGAAATCGGCTGTAACAATTGGAAAAAAAAACTACACAATCAGATTAGCAAATATAGGACCTCAGTGGCTATATGTTAGAATCAGAAGTTTATAATACAAGCACAACAAAGGCATAGGTAACCTAATATTATGTTGATGAAATTAATTCAATTCCGGAAGGTGCAAACCTTCTTAAACGACCGTGGACGCCCTGAAGTTCCAGAAGCTGCATTTAAAATATCAAATATAAGTCAAAGCTACACACGAAAGAATAGCAAAAGTAAAATTGCCAAATACAAATGACTCAATAGTCACTGAGGTGCAAACAAATATATACGAAGGCACCCAAAAAATGTTTTGTAGAGGTACGCAAACAAATTCAAATGTAGCATCTCTCTTGTATAATGCCTCGAAAACGCGTATTCGTCTGAGACTAGATAAATACATGGTGCTATTGATATCTCACTGCGTTTAAACTTCACAAATAAACTTTTTCTGTGAAGCTCTGATAAGAGTGAAAATGAATGGAAACTCCATTAACAAATCAAGGGAAGAAGCAAATGAAGTTGTCCAGTACTCCAGTCATGTGATGGAGAAAGCATCTAAACCTTAGGGAGGAAATACGCAAAATGTGTAGTCTATGAGCATCCAGAGGCTTGCCCACTGGAGGCCTCCGCCAGTGATCCAGACCAAACAAAAACGTTAACACTAAAGACGCACGGGATAGATCAACGAAGAACCCATCGTCGACAACCCATAGCATCATTGTAAGCAAATCGTTTTATGTTAAGCCATGCCTCCTAGTAAAACCAAGCATGTTGACGTCACCATGAGCTACCCTTATCCTACCGGAACACCGCAACCAagcgaaagaagaagaagaaaagcctCCTCGCCGCAACATCAGATCAAGCAGTCGCCTGGACAACGGCGGCAGACAAAGCCCACTAGCTGGCACTGAATTTGACTACGACGGGACCGAACGGAATCGAGGAGGGGTGAGGGCTCAGGTCGTTACCGATCTCCTCCGGGGTGGAGAAGTTGCGGCGGCCGGTTGGCTTGCCCTTGAACTTGCCCCtgcccatggcggcggcggcggcggcggcggcggacgaggagAGAGGGGACGAGGCGTGTGGAGGAGAGAGGGGACGGGAAGCGGGGGTCGCCTAGTCTGTACGCTGGATGGGAATCGGGAAACCCTACTGTCACGGCCGCCTTTTTACAGTGGTGGGCTGGGATGGGAATGAGATTCAGTGCAGAAATGGTCAATTGGGGAATTCGGGGGTTGGGGCTTTTGGGGTGGGACCCGGGTGCGACCGCTCTACGGGAGGAAAAAAAGGTTTGTGAAATGAAATAATGAAATAAATACTTAAAAAGTCGGAAatgttaggctggttgtaatggcgAGTATCATATACTGAtaatagtgtatgatactacctccctaatgcatagtactatcatatattagtatcatatattagtatcatgtattactttatttattgtcatgcatgacacaaagtagtataacatttattatgatatggtatcatgatatgatactccaccctctcttttttcatttaatgacatgacacctcatcaaaattgcctagttgacatgcatgatactaactatgatactaccactatgaccagccttaaaaGTTCGATGGCGGATTTTTAGGCATGCCGGATTGAACGTTTTCCATGACAGTTTATATTGACGTGAGGGTGACCAATTTAGTTTGCAAGTACAATTATTTCCTAGAAGATAAATTTCGAAAACAAAGTCTTTCTCTTGTTTTGGTCTTTGCGGGCTATTTGGGTGACCAGAAAGAGCCTTGCCATGACATTTTCTCTTATCCTTGTTCGACACTACATATCAAATTGTCTACGGATGGAACAACAATGCAACATGCCTCACTGAATCTCGCATCGTAATAGGGATGGCACCATGAAATGACGTACGTGCAATAGTTCGACGGACGCAGCTCCTCTGACGTGTCGTTGgcccactgacatgtggacccgggcccacatgtcagtggcccaACGGCAGGGCACCGTACGTCAGAGGATCCCTCTCCTAGTTCGACGTGAGCAATGACTTTCAAGGGTGGCGGTGTCTCGGTCTAGGGCCTCTTACCATGTCAGATTCCTAGTCTGGTGGGCCAGGCTGAGGTTCCATAGGTCGGTTACATCTTGGGCCATATTAGGCGACCCATGGAGGATTATACGAAGACTCCAGAAGAGTTGATATATAAGCCAGAGATACCGAGGTCGTGGAGGACTCTACCTCCACCGACATAGCCAACTAGGAACAATAACCATAGAACCGCCGCTATGCTATATAAGTTGGGGGTCGGGCTCGTCGATAGACACATTACAATCCCTTGGTATTCACCtatactttgtacacaccccaatCGCAATATACACGGGTAGGAGTAGGTATAATCTCCATCGTGAGAGCCTGAACCTGGTTAAAACcttacttcctgttaccatccaaCCCAAATCACCTGGCTAAGATACCCTACCAAGGGATCTGCTGGATCTAGCTCCGACCATAGGCTGGCATTCGTTGGGTTCAAAGCCTCTGTAAAAAAACGTTTTTGTTTTTCACATGCCGAAGGGGAGTGCGACCCAGGGTACAAGCTATATTGGTCGACATTCGCTCTGGGAGTCTCGAACGCATGCAAAGCGCGAAGTACGAGTGCTGGTAAGACCACACGTTCTCATACTGTGTGTTGTCTTTCGTGCTAACACAACGATTTGGTGCAGATTTGATCGATTTCGTTTAGTTTGTTTCTTAATCTTTTTCAACCATCCTTATCTCGTGAAATCCTACGGCCTAACCCTCTTATATACCGCTCCAAGGCCTTCCTTCTCACACATAACAAAACAAAATCTCTCTGACCCTTTGTCAAGTTTGTGTGCAGAGAAGCCATGGTGCGTTCATGGGACGATTAGTAAACTTCTTCTCGGGAAGAGGAGAACCATGAGCTTGAAGGCCACAATCCACCACTTgggatgaagagagagagagagagagaccatgtataggatcgaaagtatgcctagaggggggtgattagactacttgaccaaataaaaatctagccttttcctaattttaattcttggcagattttagcaacttatcacaagtcaagcaatcaacctacacatgcaattctaagagtatagcagcggaaagtaaaacaattgcatatgaaggtaaagggaggagtttggagggagcaaacgcaatgtagacacggagatttttggcgtggttccgataggtggtgctatcgtacatccacgttgacggagacttcaacccacgaagggtaacggttgcgcgagtccacggagggctccacccacaaagggtccacgaagaagcaaccttgtctatcctaccatggtcgtcgcccacgaaggacttgcctcactagggtagatcttcacgaagtaggcgatctccttgcccttacaaactccttggttcaactccacaatcttgacggaggcttccaagtgacacctaaccaatctaggagacaccactctccaagaggtaacaaatggtgtgttgatgatgaactccttgctcttgtgattcaaatgatagtcttcccaacactcaactctctctctctctctcataggatatgatttggtggaaagataatttgagtggaaagcaacttggggaaggctaaagatcaagatttatgtggttggaatggaatatctttgttggaaatatgccctagaggcaataataaaatggttattattatatttccttgttcatgataattgtctattgttcatgctataattgtgttatccggaaatcgtaatacatgtgtgaattacatagaccacaacacatccctagtgagcctctagttgactagctcgttgatcaaaagatagtcatggtttcctgactatggacattagatgtcattgataacaggatcacatcattaggagaatgatgtgatggacaagacccaatcctaagcatagctcaaagatcgtgtacttcgtttgctagagcttttctgaatgtcaagtatcatttccttagaccatgagattgtgcaactcccggatactataggagtgctttgggtgtgccaaacgtcacaacgtaactgggtgactataaaggtgcactacgggtatctccgaaagtgtctgttgggttggcacgaatcgagactgggatttgtcactccgtatgacggagaggtatctctgggcccactcggtaatgcatcatcataatgagctcaatgtgaccaagtggttgatcacgggatcatgcattacggtacgagtaaagtgacttgccggtaacgagattgaacgaggtattgggataccgacgatcgagtctcgggcgagtaacgtaccgattgacaaagggaattgtatacaggattgattgaatcctcgacatcgtggttcatccggtgagatcatcgtggaacatgtggaagccaacatgggtatccagatcccgctgttggttattgaccggagagtcatctcagtcatgtctacgtgtctcccgaacccgtagggtctacacacttaaggttcggtaacgctagggttgtagagatattagtatgcggtaacccgaaagttgttcggagtcccggatgagatctcggacgtcacgaggagttccggaatggtccgaaggtgaagaattatatataggaagtccagtttcagccatcgggaaagtttcgggtgtcaccggtattgtaccgggatcaccggaaaggtcccgggggtccaccgggtggggccaactatcccggaggtccccatgggctgaagtggggaagggaaccagcccctggtgggctggtgcgctccccttgggcatccccctgcgcctagggttggaaaccctgggggtgggggcgccccacttggcttggggggcaagccacccccccttggccgcccccccttgagatccaatctctagggccggcgccccccctaggggccctatatataatgggggggagggagggcagccgcaccctagcccctggcgcctccctctccctcccgtgacacctctccctctcgctgagcttggcgaagccctgccgagaacaccgttgcttccaccaccacgtcgtcgtgctgttggatctccatcaacctctccttccccttgctggatcaagaaggaggatacatcttcccaaccgtacgtgtgttgaacgcggaggtgccgtccgttcggcactcggtcatcggtgatttggatcacgacgagtacgactccatcaaccccattctcttgaacgcttccgcgcgcgatctacaagggtatgtagatacactcccctttccctcgttgctagataactccatagattgatcttggtgatgcgtagaaaattttaaattctgctacgttccccaacagtggcatcatgagctaggtctatgcgtagtttctatgcatgagtagaacacaaagcagttgtgggcgtcgatattgtcaatttacttgccgttactagtcttatcttgattcggcggcatcgtgggaagcggcccggaccaaccttacacgtacgcttacgtgagactggttccaccgactgacatgcactagttgcataaggtggctagcgggtgtctgtctctcccactttagtcggatcggattcgatgaaaagggtccttatgaagggtaaatagaaattggcatatcacgttgtggttttggcgtaggtaagaaacattcttgctagaaacctatagcagccacgtaaaaacttgcaacaacaattagaggacgtctaacttgtttttgcagcatgtgccgtgtgatgtgatatggccaaa is from Triticum aestivum cultivar Chinese Spring chromosome 3A, IWGSC CS RefSeq v2.1, whole genome shotgun sequence and encodes:
- the LOC123062076 gene encoding 28 kDa heat- and acid-stable phosphoprotein produces the protein MGRGKFKGKPTGRRNFSTPEEIASGTSGRPRSFKKNVAEAEEEEEEVEESEDEESEDDGEEKKHKGTEGVIQIENPNLVKAKNIKAKEADLGKTTELSRREREEIEKQKSHERYMKLQEQGKTEQAKKDLERLALIRQQRADAAKKREEEKAAKEQRKTEARK